The Helianthus annuus cultivar XRQ/B chromosome 11, HanXRQr2.0-SUNRISE, whole genome shotgun sequence region ATTTTGGTAGTTTAATAGAAAAAAAAGCTGTCAAGTGGTTTGATGGTTGTTTATGTATTAGAGTTGAAGCATTATATAGCAATAAAGAAAAAGCTAAAGCTTTAAATCCCCAGGAATCTATGTATTTTGTAAAGCTTGTCATGTAtgaaaatgtgagttgtatagaGTTTAGTATAAGGTTTCTACCTCAAATACATGTTTTATTCTTAATGCGTCCAATTTAGAATAGTTTTTTTGGACTACATTTTTAGTGATGCTTGATTACAAGAGTTCTTTCAAGGTGCATCTAAATTTACTATTTCAAGAATTTACTATAGGCTTTGTCATACGTGTTTTTTTTACGGTTAACAAACATTTTATTCATATTAATTGGTCAACAAAAATGTTAACCCGACCATATTACATAGTTCACCAAATAAAAACATTACATCAAAGACTAGGCGAGTAGgtggcgatcgctagttcgatccttgaactgaggaGTTTTACCTCACCGCTTTATCGTGCCTTCGGGGAGTGTTAACGGGCTTCGTCCCTatgtgagggttttccccggttcggaggcgagtgtatcccgatgtgatGAATTTCGCCAGcagcccatttggaggattcgttgacgttcaaaaaaaaaacattacatcaCACCCCCATAGAGTGTAACTCGAAATTACACCAGTCTTCCCACGATAACGCATTGCATTTTGCCATGTTTTTAACCCATAGGAAGTCATACGTTTTAATTTCTTCATTTATTCTCGCCAAATTTGGTCTTTTGTTAGTAAATACCACATCGTTCCGGCTCCTCCACAAGACCAACAGGGCTGTCTGCATAACAATAACACTGCATGTCTCCATTAGCTTGACCCGGCCCGGCCCGGGGCATTTTATTTTGTACATCAACCAAATCTTTCATGCCCTGCTTgcggtgtgcacatataatgtatatatatgtgggcgctcggggggcaaaagtgaaatggtactaactttaacgttattttactaattcatgaaaataacgttaaaagtggcggatggttaatcatgcatcatgtggtgacgttgatagctgaaagacacggggctatatgcaccaatcagtctctctcccgattgtttgagtgttatgtgtcttaggtccaaggcttgatacaaaactacaatcgagccgggggtctcactggaaccagtctctctattcctatggggtagaggtaaggctgtctacatctaccctcctcagaccctaccttagctttgctattggtggaatatactgagtatgatgatgatgacatcaACCAAATCTTTAAGCTAAAGAATATAAAATGGGCTTAGCTTCCACCAGGTTTCTATGAAAACCCATATTTGTTGTGCAACAGTACACGTAACAAACAAGTGGTCTGCACTTTCATTTCCCTCATTACAAAACTTGCAAATTATAGAAGGAAGCTGCACATTTCTGCGAATCAAATCCACTGTCGTCGTGAGTCTGTTTAATGGAAAAGTTTCGTAGTGGGTACTTTGTTGGGTGGTGGAGAGTCTAAACATTCTTTAAAGGTAAGCTGAGGTGGGTAGTTTTGTCATTTTAATGGAGAAGGGGAAATATGCAACTTTTATTTAGGCTTGTGTAAATATGCAATTAAGGGTGTttttaaggggaaatatgcaTTTATCCCTAAATTTTGTAAAGAAATATGTTTTTGGCTAAATTTTAGGGGCAAACAAGAAcatacttaaaaaaaaaaaaaaaaaaaaaaaaaaaaaaaaaaaaaaaaactttgaaacATGGTTGTTGGATATGTAAAACTAGTAAACTACCATTACCTAATAGAGTATCATACCCCACAGTTGGGGTAGGTTTTAAGGTAACTTGTCCTAAAAATGAAAGACTTAAAAGTCAATTGGTTCATTCAATTGTGCATCTGTTAAATTAGTCACTGTAAATATGGTCAGACATCTTCCAGACTTGGAGTGTGTTATCATTAGAAACACTAGCAATCATCCTATCTTCAGTCGGGTTCCATGACAAATCACCAACTCTCGAAGTATGCCCACCATGGGTGAACAACAACTCTGGCGGCTCCCTTGCTGCAGATTGTTCCCTCCCAATCCTGCATTTTTAAATCAAAATCACCACTCAACAACCACTTAACGATTATGATATTCACCCTTCCTTGGTCCAAACGAGCCGGGTTGAAACACATTGTTTTTTTCAACCAACGGGTCGGGCAGCAAAAGCTAAATTATCACACAAACAAGGTTGTGTGCTTTACTGTTTGGCCCGTTCTCCTATTTAATTCAAGCAGTTTGACCGTTACCCAAGTCAAATCATATGTAAGTAAATTAATTCAAAATTAGCAAATTTGAACAGGTTTGCACATGATTCCATTTTTTTTTGTCTTAGGGTATTTTAGACTCTTAAGAAATAGTCAGATTTCATGTTAACTGTATACATATCAAAACAAGCATTCGACTCTTCTAGGACAGAGTAGCATAAATTGTTTTCATGAACATACCTATGAGTATCCCATATCATGACTCGTCGACCAACACAACTAGAAGCTAAGATATTCTCACTGTGTGGGCTCCACCCAATCTGACTCACCTCATCTCTGCAATAACATGACCGAAGCAACCAATTGGTGGCGGAAGATTAAAAAGGCAAACGTTTCTTATAATAATTGAAATAAGGAGATGGGAAACGAGCAAGAGTTCTCACCTGTGCTGATTAAAGGTATGGAGAGGACCAGCAAGTTTTCTCAAATCAAAGCACTTCACAGTGTTGTCGGGGGACCCCGTTGCCACCAGCCACTCATTAAAAGGATTGAAGGACAAGCAGTTGATCTACCATAAAAGCATAATAAATCATAAGAATGAGTCATTCGAGAGTTCACACCCTATGAGTTAGAAAACTAGTTGTAAGGAGCATTGTATTGGCCCGAAAATTTTGTTGTACACTATAATTAAATCATCATAATAGGAGCCACATGCCCATATCCACCAAAAAAATAATATGTATAAGTTCATGTTTGGTGTGTTGCTATTGGATCTGATGCCTATAACTGGACATAAAGATTTATAGGTAAGTTGCCCTCGATTATGAGGTATATGGGCATTAGAATTGAATATAATATTGGTATTCTAGTATCAATGGAACCGAAATCAATAATCCAAGATGATGTGCATGATAAAGATAAGTAGATGATAAACTTGATGTATTAGCAATCATCATAATATACACATTAACCACAAAAACTTAGATATTATTAAGGAAATTAAATCAAAGCAAATCATCCTAATTCACAACCTACTCTAACTAACAGGCTATAATTATGCTATACAATATAGCTTTCAATCGCGTAATAGCATAATTGCAAATTCAGTCCAGAAGAACTGACATATTACAAGTTACACACTTATACTCCTGTGATAGATTGATTAATACAGAAATAAAGAGGAACTGAAATTTTCTACGTACCCCCCTTTGGTGAGCTATTATACTTCGAGCAGGCCTGGTGAAGCATGGAGTTCGTAAATCAAATATGTGCAAATATCCGTCACGGCCACATGATCCAAACAGGTAGCAATGCTTCAAATGCCATGCTACGTCTTCTACGGAACCTTCATGAACCTATTAACCATAAAATATAATCATAACATAGACATATTCTTTTGCTTGTAATAAAATTACAGGTGGAAATTCACACACCATCTATAGTGTTCACCTTATTAATGGCCCATAAAAGATAAAGGTTAACTGCACAAACACGATATTGACCAAGGACAATGATCAACTCTTTTTATTAATCAAATTAAACAGAAAAATACACACCAAACTAATAACCTATCAAACTATTTATAAAAGACCCAATCCTAAACATATTAGCACTCCAACGCTTATTAGATTACCTCAATAAATAAACTTATACTTATCCTAACTTATTTGAAattcaaacaaaataaacaatgaCTCAAATACATAACCGActgtaaggggctgtttggcaacttctaaaTGTTtcaagtgttgaaccagtaagaggtctgaaccattaagtgcttaaccagtaagaggtcttgaaccattaagggggtgtttgttttttgtgaAAAGCACTTCCAAACCTCTTATGTCTACCCCACGCGGACCATGCGCAGACGTTTGAGTCTGCAGCGTGTTTGTTTTTTGGAAGTGGATTCATTAAAAAACCTCTTCTAAACCTCTTCTTCGCACAGACCTGGCCTCACATCTTCAAGCCTCTTCTAGACCTCTGTTCTTCCAAAACACATCTCAAAAAACAAAACCCTAGAGCTCTGCTCTTCTCCACAGCAGAAATCAAAATCACCAGCGGCCGGTAAGAAGTCCACCACGGCAGCAAGAGctaccgccaccaccaccggcggCCGTAAGAAGGCTACTCCGGCGAAGAAGGCTGTTAAAGCTGTGAAAGCGACTCCGATGAAGAAGACAAAGAAGATGACTCTGGCGAAAGCGAAACAGCCGAAGTTGATCAGGTCAGAAGATGACTCCGGCGGTTTAAGTTTGTGAAGACAGTAGTAGTTCTCCATCTTCTCCGGCCAGACGATACCTCCACCGTCGCTTATCTTCCTCCGGCGACCCCCCTTCCGTCGCTTATCTTCCTCCGTCAAATCCCCGCCTGAAAAAAAGAAGCAGATATGTTGAGCCTGAGGTCAGGATCCCAAAACTGATTTGTGCACCCAGAGCACCACCGTCCGATGCCGCCCCGCCACGACCGCACCACCGCCGGCGCCTTGAACCGCCTGTGCAGCCACGCTATCTGCTTCTACAGGTTTCTGTTCAATTTTATTTCTTGCTTAATTTTTGTATAGTTGATTTGTGACTGTAATTGCTTGTGGGGTTTGTTTGAAACTTGACTGTAAATTTTGTATAGTTGATTCATATGTggactagttttttttttctattttaatCAGTGTTTTGAATCTGGTTGAACTTTGAAACTTAACTgtaatttttgtatagttttcTATTTTAATCAATGTTTTGAATCTGGTTTGCataagttaaaaaacaaacagtcttcttcttgcagactgcagaggtttggtccacctcttcaactgcagatgtggtccgcagactgcagacgttttacctctaaaaaacaaacagcacctaagagccagtataatgtttaaccgttcagaggcaaatgtctgagtgtctgaccaattcagattagaggtcttaaccattcagactcagtataatgcttaaccattcagaggcaaatgtctgaaccattcagacatctgctcgagaaacaaacagtttgaaccattaagtactgaaccagaaccattaagaggctcattaagagctaaacaatcAGCCCCTAACTCAAACTTGTCCCCATGCAAACAGCAAATAACAAGATTAGTCCAACACACCTAAGCTAGTCATGGACCAAAGTCACCAAACAGCCTCTAATGAATTACAAATAATAATCTAGAAATGCTCTTAGTTTATTAACACAGGTTTAACAACATTGAGTACTATTATAGCCTTATTCAGTGGGACCTGATTAATGTCCGGTACGCACACGGTTTCATAAATATGTTAATGAAATGTACCTTGAACGTTTGCAAAGCACCTATTATAGCCTTATTCAGTGGGACCTGATTAATGTCCCACAAGCAGATTTTCTCATCATCAGATCCGCTTAATAAAAAACCCCGATTTATTTTACTCCACGATAATCCAAACCCTTCCCTGCAGTGGCCCGTTAATCTTAAGTCGGGATTGCTTCTGCCACCAATAGGAGGTCTAGCTGGATGATTCTTGTAGTCAAATACATGCACTTCTGAACTTATTGTTTTGGTGGCAATAACAAAAGGATCTTGGGGCATATAACGAGCTCTGTTCACCTCTCCATCATGGTGGATTCGCCGCAATATTTCTACCTGTAAAAGAAACTCATTCAAATATCCTCTTctcaaagaaaaataaaaaaagcacataaattgaaattgaaattgCAAATGTAGATGGAAACTCGAAGGTTAGATAGCATACTCCAAAAATAGATCTACTTATAGTAAGAAATCTCAAACCTTGCAGCCAATACCATATCCTTCATCATATGCATACTCATCCAATAGAGGAAGTTTTACTTGTGCAATAATTAGGTAATTAGGTTCACCATCTGTAGTGTACGTCCCGAGGATAACCTTTTGGACAGAGTAGCGCCCGTTGAACGATTGTCGGTAAGGGAGCCACTCGACTGTGAGTGAAGGCCACTCAACTACATGTGAAATAACCAAATCGTACAAAAACGGGGCTGAACTTTCCCAATGATTGTATTCATCATTGATCAACCTCTCAACCATCTCTCCCTCTGTTTCTTCTACATCAACCATCGATGATTGAAAGGGAAAAAATGTCTCTTTGGGCAATAACCGAAAAGGGAAAGACGGCAGTTCGAAGAGGAAACAAGAAAACAATGTCTATTTGGGCAAACCCTAGGGATTTTATACATGAAAGACTCTTAAGAGGATTGGActtcagaagtgataat contains the following coding sequences:
- the LOC110877047 gene encoding WD-40 repeat-containing protein MSI1, whose amino-acid sequence is MPQDPFVIATKTISSEVHVFDYKNHPARPPIGGRSNPDLRLTGHCREGFGLSWSKINRGFLLSGSDDEKICLWDINQVPLNKAIIGALQTFKVHEGSVEDVAWHLKHCYLFGSCGRDGYLHIFDLRTPCFTRPARSIIAHQRGINCLSFNPFNEWLVATGSPDNTVKCFDLRKLAGPLHTFNQHRDEVSQIGWSPHSENILASSCVGRRVMIWDTHRIGREQSAAREPPELLFTHGGHTSRVGDLSWNPTEDRMIASVSNDNTLQVWKMSDHIYSD